TGCCCGCGCGGCAGTTCCGGCGGCGCCTCCAGCCTCAGTTCCTCCGAAGGGACTTCGGGCGGCAGCGCCCGGGGCGGGCGCTTCACGACGATCTGGCTCACCGGAGCATCAATCCCTTGAAAACGGACGGGACGTCGCAACCGGCGCCCCCAAGTCCCGGACACGGAGGGGGACTCCCCCGCGCGACGGCGATCCTACTTGCCGACCCTCCCGCGGCGGCCCGGTAGGGTGACCGCGCGCGGCATGCGCAACCGCGAACTCGGCCCGCGCACGCGCACGGCCGGACACGCCAACCAGGGGGCACACAGGTGAGTACGGCCGAGGCGACGGGTTTCTGCAGGGTCACCGTCGTGGCCCCGGACAGCCGGATAGACGTGGCCCTCCCCGAGGACATCGCCGTCGCCGACGTCTACCCCGAACTGCTGCGCCTCACCGGCCAGACCCAGCCCGTCGGCGCACCGACCGGCTTCCACCTCGTACGCCGCTCCGGCGTCGTCCTCGACGGCGCCCGCACCCTCGCCGCCCAGCAGGTCCTCGACGGCGAGGTGCTCAGCCTGCGCCCCTTCGCCGAGTCCCTGCCGCCCGCCGTCTTCGACGACGTCTCCGATGCCGTCGCCTCGGCCGTCGTCCGCGACCGCCACCGCTGGAGCGACGACATGCTGCGCGGCGCGGGCCTGGCCGGCGCCTCCGTCCTGCTCGTCCTGCTCGGCTTCGTCCTCTGGTACGCCGACCCGGTCCGCCACGACATGCACGGCCTGCCCGGCGTCATCGCCGGCGCCGTCGCCGTCCTGCTGGTCGCCACCGCCGGCGTCCGCGCCCGGGTGTACGGCGACCGGGGCTCCGCCGTCGCCCTCGGCCTCGCCGCCCTCCCGCACCTGCTGATCGCCGGCTCCGCCATCGTCGCGCCCGCGGCCGGCCAGGGACCCGGCCGCCTCCAGTTCCTCCTCGGCTGCCTCTGCGCCCTCGTCGCCGCCGTCGCCCTGGTCGCCCTCACCCCGAACGGCGACGCCCCCTTCGTCGCGGCCACCTTCCTGGCCGCCACCGGCACCCTCGCCGCCTTCGCGGCCATCGCCACCGAGGGCTCCGCCACCGCCACGGCCGCCGTCTGCGCCCCCGTCGCCGTGGGCCTCGTCGCCTTCCTCCCCGGCCTCTCCGCGCGCTTCGCCCGACTGCCCATCGGCTACGCCGCCCCGCAGAGCTCCGCCGGCGACCACGAGATCCCGGACCACCACGAGCCCCGGCCCAGCGGCGCCCCGACCGATCCCGCCGCCGAGGCCCGGCGCGACCCGGCCGCCCTCGACGCCGAGGCCATCGCCGTCCAGGCCCGCCGGGGCCACGAGATGCTGCTCGGCCTCGTCGGTGGCTGCGCGGCCGTCGCCGTGGGCGCCGCCGCGGTCCTCGGCTTCTCCGACGACACCTGGGGCCGGCTGCTCGCCCTGACCGCCGGCCTCGCCATGCTGCTCCGGGCCCGGCTCT
This region of Streptomyces sp. NBC_00513 genomic DNA includes:
- the eccD gene encoding type VII secretion integral membrane protein EccD, which gives rise to MSTAEATGFCRVTVVAPDSRIDVALPEDIAVADVYPELLRLTGQTQPVGAPTGFHLVRRSGVVLDGARTLAAQQVLDGEVLSLRPFAESLPPAVFDDVSDAVASAVVRDRHRWSDDMLRGAGLAGASVLLVLLGFVLWYADPVRHDMHGLPGVIAGAVAVLLVATAGVRARVYGDRGSAVALGLAALPHLLIAGSAIVAPAAGQGPGRLQFLLGCLCALVAAVALVALTPNGDAPFVAATFLAATGTLAAFAAIATEGSATATAAVCAPVAVGLVAFLPGLSARFARLPIGYAAPQSSAGDHEIPDHHEPRPSGAPTDPAAEARRDPAALDAEAIAVQARRGHEMLLGLVGGCAAVAVGAAAVLGFSDDTWGRLLALTAGLAMLLRARLFRYTSQVVCALAAGLAAVALLVLGLALHPPADLVAELLLHGDRGGLDLRAIWLSAAVAAGAVLLTGIALVIPRKGLSPFWGRMLDLTEAAVLLSLVPLTLAVLDVYSRARALTS